From the genome of Ziziphus jujuba cultivar Dongzao chromosome 6, ASM3175591v1, one region includes:
- the LOC107433472 gene encoding NADH dehydrogenase [ubiquinone] 1 beta subcomplex subunit 8, mitochondrial, protein MAGRLSNAASKIMGGNGVVSRSIESSLRLRGGGTRLPVGKHIVPEKPLPVNDELVWDNGTPFPEPCVDRPAELTVGKYEALAWLCGGLGFYTSLGLLAWWNDKASNIPFTPKVYPYDNLRVELGGEP, encoded by the exons atggcaGGGAGATTAAGCAACGCGGCGTCCAAGATCATGGGCGGAAACGGCGTCGTTAGCCGCTCCATCGAATCTTCTCTTCGCCTCCGCGGCGGTGGCACAAGGCTTCCTGTTGGCAAACACATCGTCCCTGAAAAACCC CTTCCTGTGAACGACGAGCTTGTTTGGGACAATGGGACTCCGTTCCCAGAGCCCTGCGTTGATCGTCCTGCTGAGCTAACAGTTGGAAAG TATGAAGCATTGGCTTGGCTTTGTGGAGGATTGGGTTTCTATACATCTTTGGGATTATTGGCTTGGTGGAATGATAAAGCCTCTAACATTCCTTTT ACACCGAAAGTTTATCCATATGACAACCTTCGAGTGGAGCTTGGTGGAGAACCATAG